From a single Arthrobacter sp. SLBN-112 genomic region:
- the mshA gene encoding D-inositol-3-phosphate glycosyltransferase, with translation MALIRRVALLSLHTSPMEQPGSGDAGGMNVYIRELASALAEAGVEVEIFTRATSADQPAVEHPDPGVCVHNVMAGPPRKIPKEELPGLLHAMVAQIEQIRRRQPHGRYDVIHSHYWVSGIAGLELSELWGVPLVHTMHTMAKVKNLLLESGEQPEPRRREVGEHRIVDGAARLIANTSSEAAELVSHYGATYDRIDIAPPGVDLATFTPAFRARSRAQHGISPDTFHLVFAGRIQRLKGPQVLVKAAALLRKRRPDIDLRVTILGALSGNKEFNLRCLIAEAGMDDVVTQLPPVKAPELASWFRAADVVVMPSFSESFGLVALEAQACGTPVVATRVGGLSRAIFHGRTGLLVDGHHAADWADALEALYDDPATREDLGRAAAIRAQNSGWQRTAAITLESYHAAVENFVGRRLAPVVPAS, from the coding sequence GTGGCATTGATCCGCAGGGTCGCGTTACTTTCCCTCCACACCTCCCCCATGGAACAACCGGGCTCCGGTGATGCCGGTGGAATGAATGTCTACATCCGCGAGCTGGCGTCCGCGCTGGCCGAGGCGGGCGTGGAGGTGGAGATTTTCACGCGCGCCACCTCAGCGGACCAGCCCGCCGTCGAACATCCCGATCCCGGCGTGTGCGTGCACAATGTCATGGCCGGACCGCCCCGGAAGATCCCCAAAGAGGAGCTTCCCGGGCTGCTGCACGCCATGGTGGCCCAGATCGAGCAGATCCGGCGCCGCCAGCCGCACGGCCGCTACGACGTCATCCATTCGCATTACTGGGTGTCCGGGATCGCCGGCCTGGAACTGTCCGAGCTGTGGGGCGTGCCGCTGGTGCACACCATGCACACCATGGCCAAGGTCAAGAACCTGCTGCTGGAGTCCGGCGAACAGCCCGAGCCCCGGCGGCGCGAGGTGGGCGAGCACCGCATCGTGGACGGCGCGGCCAGGCTTATTGCCAACACCAGTTCCGAAGCAGCCGAACTCGTCTCCCACTACGGTGCCACGTACGACCGCATCGACATCGCCCCTCCCGGGGTGGACCTGGCCACCTTTACCCCCGCGTTCCGTGCCCGGTCCCGGGCCCAGCACGGCATCAGCCCGGACACCTTCCACCTGGTGTTCGCCGGCCGCATCCAAAGGCTGAAAGGCCCGCAGGTCCTGGTCAAGGCGGCGGCGCTGCTGCGGAAACGCCGCCCGGACATCGATCTGCGCGTCACCATCCTGGGCGCCTTGAGCGGCAACAAGGAATTCAACCTGCGCTGCCTGATTGCGGAGGCAGGAATGGACGACGTCGTCACGCAGCTTCCGCCCGTGAAGGCACCTGAGCTGGCGTCCTGGTTCCGCGCGGCGGACGTAGTGGTGATGCCGTCCTTCAGCGAGTCCTTCGGGCTCGTGGCGCTTGAGGCGCAGGCCTGCGGCACGCCCGTGGTGGCCACCCGGGTGGGCGGGCTCTCCCGCGCCATCTTCCACGGCCGGACCGGCCTGCTGGTGGACGGGCACCACGCAGCGGACTGGGCCGATGCCCTGGAAGCCCTGTACGACGACCCCGCCACCCGCGAGGATCTGGGCCGCGCCGCCGCTATCCGCGCCCAGAACTCCGGCTGGCAGCGCACGGCTGCCATCACGCTGGAAAGCTACCACGCCGCCGTCGAAAACTTTGTGGGCCGGCGACTGGCCCCGGTTGTTCCGGCTTCCTGA